From the Diospyros lotus cultivar Yz01 chromosome 13, ASM1463336v1, whole genome shotgun sequence genome, one window contains:
- the LOC127789336 gene encoding uncharacterized protein LOC127789336, protein MFTSEEWMTSKWVKEAGAKKVVEVILMPSFWNNVVFALKVAGPLVRVLRLVDGEKKPAMGYIYEAMDRAKEAIANSFNGDEKKYAPIFQIIDNRWDVQLHRPLHAAGWYLNPEYFYKAEHIDPEIMNGLYECIRKLNPDIKVQDQIDAELSMYNNADGFFGNYMAIRKRAKKSPAEWWASYGMSTPALQKFAIKILSLTCSSSGCERNWSVFENLHTKRRNRLDQLRLNDLVFVKYNRALRRRYQMRDTIDPIILTDIDESNEWLTGKLDEENDKDDETVFPDDIGDGLTWSNVAAAAGVGEPSYQFRTKQTRSQLGSTSASTSKRRVTQEIEEEESEAGIEDDEDLEEGEELRDEEEDEGVIEGDDEDIDLDVDDLLDDD, encoded by the exons ATGTTTACCTCCGAGGagtggatgacaagcaagtgggtaaaagaagcgggggctaaaaaggttgtagaagtgattttgatgccttcattttggaacaatgttgtatttgctttaaaggtggctggtccattggtgcgtgtattgcgcttagtggatggtgagaagaaacctgctatgggatacatatatgaggccatggatagggccaaagaagcgattgctaactcttttaatggggatgaaaagaagtatgcacCCATTTTTCAGATTATTGATAATCGATGGGATGTTCAGCTTCATCGCCCCTTGCACGCAGCTGGTTGGTACTTGAACCCAGAATATTTCTACAAGGCTGAACATATAGATCCAGAGATCATGAATGgcttatatgaatgcattagaaagttaaatccaGATATAAAGGTTCAAGACCAAATTGATGCTGAGCTTTCGATGTATAACAATGCAGATGGGTTCTTTGGAAACTATATGGCTATTAGAAAGAGAGCTAAGAAATCAccag ctgaatggtgggcttcatatggaatgtcaacacccgcgttgcaaaaatttgcaattaaaattcttagcttgacttgtagttcatctgggtgtgaacgtaattggagtgtgtttgaaaat cttcatactaaacggagaaacaggcttgatcaacttcgtttaaacgacttggtgtttgtgaaatacaatagagcattgaggcgtcgatatcaaatgcgtgataccattgaccctatcatattgactgacattgatgaaagcaatgaatggttgactggaaaacttgatgaggagaatgataaagatgatgaaactgtttttcCAGATGACATTGGGGATGGGTTGACATGGAGTAATGTTGCTGCGGCTGCAGGAGTTGGAGAGCCTAGTTATCAATTTAGAactaaacaaactcgatcacaattgggatcaacttcggcttcgacttcaaagcggcgagtaactcaagagattgaagaggaggaaagtgaggcagggatcgaagatgatgaagacttggaagagggagaagaattgagagatgaagaagaagatgaaggggtgattgaaggggatgatgaagatattgaccttgatgttgatgatctccttgatgatgattga
- the LOC127789338 gene encoding uncharacterized protein LOC127789338, which yields MSSTTSKTDPAWNYFEADPNDRNTTTCKFCRKVTKGGIFRAKQHLVGGFRNTKACPKCPPSVKEEIGEYMQKKKNNRDELNIASLDDDIQFGEGYDDDDDEPLPQSRKRPNVSTGSGSGTGSIGSVKGPTQKGPLDVFFKDPEVNVLKSKGKGKQTRLGEHDFAKKELRARVCRSFARWMYDAGIPFNAVTYDSFKVFIEAVGQYGPGVKPPSYHEVRVPLLKQEVEATREMMKDHEEAWAKYGCSILSDGWKDKRERTLINFLVNSPKGSMFLESVDGSSYSKTGEKMFQLLSKCVEKIGVRNVVQVVTDSASNNVLADFWRQNILHCFGHHVQRTIWI from the exons atgtcgtcaaccacttccaaaacggacccggcatggaattattttgaagctgatcctaatgatagaaataccaccacatgtaaattttgtcgtaaagtaacaaaaggtggtatatttcgggcaaaacaacatcttgtgggcggttttaggaatactaaagcttgtccaaaatgtcctccatcagtaaaagaagagattggagagtacatgcaaaagaagaaaaataacagggatgagCTAAATATAGCATCgttagatgatgatattcaatttggtgaagggtatgatgatgatgatgatgagccgctgcctcaaagtagaaaaagacccaATGTATCTACCGGAAGTGGAAGCGGTACTGGTAGTATTGGTAGTGTTAAAGGGCCAACACAAAAGGGTCCACTTGATGTTTTTTTTAAAGACCCAGAAGTTAATGTGTTGAAaagcaagggcaaaggaaagcaaacaaggttgggtgagcatgattttgcaaaaaaagagttaagagctcgagtttgtagaagctttgcacgatggatgtatgatgcaggcattccattcaatgcagtgacatatgacagttttaaagtatttatagaaGCAGTTGGTCAGTATGGTCCGGGTGTGAAGCCGCCTAGTTACCATGAAGTCAGGGTTCCTCTTCTCAAACAAGAGGTGGAAGCCACTCGTGAAATgatgaaagatcatgaagaggcgtgggccaaatatggatgttccattttgtcagatggctggaaagacaagagggaaaggacattgattaactttttagtcaattctcctaaaggaagtatgttcttggagtctgttgatggttctagctattcaaagactggggaaaagatgtttcaattattaagtaaatgtgtggaaaagattggagtaaGAAATGTGGTACAAGTGGTCACCGATAGTGCTTCAAATAATGTTTTAGCag atttttggaggcaaaatatcctacattgttttggacaccatgtgcagcgcactatttggatttaa